One part of the Halopenitus persicus genome encodes these proteins:
- a CDS encoding DUF7409 domain-containing protein has protein sequence MTETTSSDDGPDPTDLRWVGPATAAELDAAGIDAADITDKRVSYRLLVDAGVNPGVAAKIRREHSLSWSFEAGEGLESRSAQVRGLGREEADWIAASAGDWADSRVTGGNGAEHATHGTDDAGGTDGTEGSDATEPTDATDDAWSPGDWPRIDGQDADRSGVTDPDTGRTEAEADGSGDPELAEAAWRKRSRPTPVTDLEAVDPAGADLLSEAGITSVRSLATADPEHVADVLDVDADRVSGWHEAARAASD, from the coding sequence GTGACTGAGACCACGTCGTCCGACGATGGCCCCGATCCGACCGACCTCCGGTGGGTCGGCCCCGCGACGGCGGCCGAGCTCGACGCGGCCGGGATCGACGCTGCCGACATCACCGACAAGCGCGTGTCCTACCGGCTGCTCGTCGATGCCGGAGTCAATCCCGGCGTCGCCGCCAAGATCCGCCGCGAGCACTCGCTGTCGTGGTCCTTCGAGGCGGGCGAGGGCCTCGAGAGCCGGTCGGCGCAGGTCCGCGGACTCGGTCGCGAGGAGGCCGACTGGATCGCGGCCTCCGCCGGCGATTGGGCCGATAGTAGGGTCACGGGCGGGAACGGTGCCGAACACGCAACCCACGGCACCGACGATGCTGGTGGCACCGACGGCACCGAGGGAAGCGACGCGACCGAACCGACCGACGCGACCGACGACGCGTGGTCCCCCGGCGATTGGCCCCGGATCGACGGGCAGGACGCCGACCGATCCGGCGTGACGGATCCGGACACCGGACGAACGGAGGCGGAGGCCGACGGCAGCGGCGACCCCGAACTGGCGGAGGCGGCCTGGCGCAAGCGGTCCCGTCCCACGCCAGTCACCGATCTCGAGGCCGTCGACCCGGCGGGCGCCGACCTGCTGTCCGAGGCCGGGATCACGTCGGTTCGGAGCCTCGCGACGGCGGACCCGGAACACGTGGCGGACGTGTTGGACGTCGACGCCGATCGGGTGAGCGGCTGGCACGAGGCGGCGCGGGCGGCAAGCGACTGA
- a CDS encoding class I fructose-bisphosphate aldolase has translation MIHDADDAITRDGKLLILAYDHGLEHGPVDFEPNPETADPERVFELATHDAVTALAVQKGVAEAYYPDYDDAVTLLLKLNGTSNLWMGEPDSAVNCSVEYAADLGADAIGFTLYGGSNHEIEMAEEFRDAQEDAREHDMGVVMWSYPRGQGLKNDTSSDTIAYAARQGLELGADVAKVKYPGSAAAMAEAVRMAGPTKVVMSGGSKTDDLSFLETVESAIDAGAKGLAVGRNVFQRENPTQLLDALEGVIFEELPAAEALERAGGDPETAAE, from the coding sequence ATGATTCACGACGCCGACGACGCCATCACGCGAGACGGCAAGCTCCTGATCCTGGCGTACGACCACGGGCTCGAACACGGTCCGGTCGACTTCGAGCCGAACCCGGAAACCGCCGATCCGGAGCGCGTCTTCGAGCTGGCGACCCACGACGCGGTGACCGCGCTGGCCGTCCAGAAGGGTGTCGCGGAGGCGTATTACCCCGACTACGACGATGCCGTCACCCTCCTGTTGAAGCTCAACGGCACCTCGAACCTCTGGATGGGCGAGCCCGACTCCGCCGTCAACTGCTCGGTGGAGTACGCCGCCGATCTGGGCGCCGACGCGATCGGCTTTACCCTCTACGGGGGCTCGAACCACGAGATCGAGATGGCCGAGGAGTTCCGCGACGCACAGGAGGACGCCCGCGAGCACGACATGGGCGTCGTGATGTGGTCGTATCCGCGCGGCCAGGGGCTGAAGAACGACACGAGCTCGGACACGATCGCCTACGCGGCCCGTCAGGGCCTCGAGCTCGGCGCGGACGTCGCGAAGGTGAAATACCCCGGTTCCGCCGCGGCGATGGCCGAGGCCGTCCGGATGGCGGGGCCGACGAAGGTCGTGATGTCGGGCGGCTCGAAGACCGACGACCTCTCGTTCCTCGAGACGGTCGAGTCGGCGATCGACGCCGGCGCGAAGGGACTGGCGGTCGGCCGGAACGTCTTCCAGCGGGAGAACCCGACCCAACTCCTCGACGCGCTCGAGGGCGTCATCTTCGAGGAGCTCCCGGCGGCGGAGGCGCTCGAACGGGCCGGCGGGGACCCGGAGACCGCGGCCGAGTGA
- a CDS encoding class 1 fructose-bisphosphatase gives MTDDDSAGDDSAGDDSAGDGFVDDRVATDGRTGEGGATDRSVRDVVESVFDAVAEAAPEIRRSLPGRRVESGTANPSGETVMAADVYADELLADRIGAVDGVGEFASEERESAADVGTGLAVAIDPLDGSSNLRSNNAMGTVVGVYDAPLPASGRDLVGAGYVLYGPITTMVVATEDGVREEVVEPDDAGVSRTVVEESVELPADPTVYGFGGRVPDWPPAFESYAREIEAELKLRYGGAMVGDVNQVLTYGGVFAYPALQSAPNGKLRLQFEANPIAYIVEQAGGSGSDGERDVLDVTPENLHQRVPLHVGSTPLIDRLEDALA, from the coding sequence ATGACGGACGACGACTCCGCAGGTGACGACTCCGCAGGCGACGACTCCGCAGGCGACGGTTTCGTGGATGATCGCGTCGCCACCGACGGCAGGACGGGCGAGGGCGGCGCGACCGACCGCTCCGTCCGTGACGTCGTCGAGTCGGTGTTCGACGCGGTCGCCGAGGCGGCCCCGGAGATCCGCCGCTCGCTGCCGGGTCGACGCGTCGAGAGCGGGACGGCCAACCCCTCCGGCGAGACCGTGATGGCCGCGGACGTCTACGCCGACGAGCTGCTGGCCGACCGGATCGGCGCGGTCGACGGCGTCGGCGAGTTCGCCAGCGAGGAGCGGGAGTCGGCCGCGGACGTCGGGACCGGCCTCGCGGTCGCGATCGACCCCCTCGACGGCTCCTCGAACCTCCGGTCGAACAACGCGATGGGGACCGTCGTCGGAGTCTACGACGCCCCGCTTCCCGCCTCGGGTCGGGACCTGGTTGGGGCGGGATACGTCCTCTACGGACCGATCACCACGATGGTCGTCGCGACCGAGGACGGCGTCCGCGAGGAGGTCGTCGAACCGGACGACGCCGGCGTTTCCCGGACGGTCGTCGAGGAGTCGGTCGAGCTGCCCGCGGACCCGACCGTCTACGGGTTCGGCGGACGCGTCCCCGACTGGCCGCCCGCCTTCGAGTCGTACGCCCGCGAGATCGAGGCGGAGCTCAAGCTCCGGTACGGCGGCGCGATGGTCGGCGACGTCAACCAGGTGCTCACCTACGGCGGGGTGTTCGCCTATCCCGCCCTGCAGAGCGCTCCGAACGGGAAGCTTCGACTCCAGTTCGAGGCGAACCCGATAGCCTACATCGTCGAGCAGGCCGGCGGTTCCGGATCGGACGGGGAGCGGGACGTCCTCGACGTCACGCCCGAGAACCTCCACCAGCGAGTGCCGCTCCACGTCGGCTCCACACCCCTGATCGACCGGCTCGAGGACGCGCTGGCGTAG
- a CDS encoding DUF7289 family protein, with product MFRGEDRGVSEVLGFVLVFSLIVASVGIVFTAGLSGLQDVRDAERVTNGERALDVLAENYDDVLTGAPSRATQIRLADASLRIGDPVTFQLESRTAPLTVSRITFAVDDEAVHFVGGALIRESPGGAVMLREPSVVSGPETIVHRTRLRTGDVPAAVGGGDRTVQVRLVRRGQPSVRVVHDPTSVTHNVTTEATTIGAWRRHYESRGGSCDVTEDVDGEGRDRLSCTFTGVEELRIVDHDVAVAVE from the coding sequence ATGTTCCGCGGGGAGGACCGGGGGGTCAGCGAGGTGCTCGGGTTCGTGCTCGTCTTCTCGCTGATCGTTGCCTCGGTCGGGATCGTCTTTACCGCCGGCCTGAGCGGCCTCCAGGACGTACGCGATGCCGAGCGCGTCACCAACGGCGAGCGCGCCCTCGACGTCCTCGCGGAGAACTACGACGACGTCCTGACCGGCGCGCCATCGCGTGCGACGCAGATCCGGCTTGCGGACGCCAGCCTGCGGATCGGCGATCCGGTCACGTTCCAGCTGGAATCCCGGACCGCCCCGTTGACCGTGTCCCGGATCACGTTCGCCGTCGACGACGAGGCGGTCCACTTCGTCGGCGGCGCCCTCATTCGCGAGAGTCCCGGCGGCGCCGTGATGCTACGCGAGCCGAGCGTCGTCAGCGGCCCGGAGACGATCGTCCATCGAACGCGGCTTCGAACCGGCGACGTTCCCGCGGCGGTCGGCGGCGGAGACCGGACGGTACAGGTGCGACTGGTGCGTCGCGGTCAGCCGAGCGTCCGCGTCGTCCACGACCCGACGAGCGTGACCCACAACGTCACCACGGAGGCGACCACGATCGGCGCGTGGCGTCGCCACTACGAATCACGAGGCGGGTCGTGTGACGTGACCGAGGACGTCGACGGAGAGGGACGGGACCGTCTCTCGTGTACGTTCACGGGCGTCGAGGAGCTTCGGATCGTGGACCACGACGTCGCGGTCGCCGTCGAGTGA